In one Spirosoma rigui genomic region, the following are encoded:
- a CDS encoding MutS-related protein, whose translation MRTQDSLEESTSSFYAELKRLQTLIGLSKEINAIPVLYFLDEILKGTNSADRHRGAEALIRQLHRTSASGFVSTHDLELGQLTDASDFVRNFHFQSDLVNGELVFDYKLRTGICESFNASQLMRAIGIEVGEN comes from the coding sequence ATGCGGACCCAGGACTCGCTCGAAGAAAGTACTTCGTCGTTCTACGCTGAACTGAAGCGTCTGCAAACGCTCATTGGTCTGTCAAAAGAGATTAATGCTATTCCTGTTCTGTATTTTCTGGATGAAATTCTGAAAGGGACAAACTCGGCCGACCGGCACCGGGGTGCCGAAGCGCTGATTCGGCAGCTGCACCGGACGTCGGCTTCCGGCTTTGTGTCGACCCACGACCTCGAACTGGGTCAGCTGACTGACGCCAGCGATTTTGTCCGGAATTTCCACTTCCAGTCGGACCTGGTCAATGGCGAACTGGTGTTCGACTACAAGCTGCGGACGGGTATCTGCGAAAGCTTCAATGCCAGCCAGCTGATGCGGGCCATTGGCATTGAAGTAGGGGAGAACTAA
- a CDS encoding DUF2279 domain-containing protein, with amino-acid sequence MKTLLLVGLLRATLLVDSLPGRPDQPISAVDSLSQVPKASTARLWTIGASSILVTVPTYVYLKKTWWNGKGIPFHFDEGRDRTYASGLDKVAHLGGGLFISEAYYNAFRWAGMPQRKAEWLAFGSAAFVELSIELKDSYSPTYGFSWRDVAAGTVGGLWPMARNRSGFLRDAQFKVSYWQRTPKYFTERGIPIQRFSIDDYLNQTYWFSFSPERFGREGWQRAWPDWLQLSVGMGLEAETWSVRHDGLGGRHEWYIAPDINLVKLFKPRSTTARLVVGLLKYVKIPAPTLQIGPKVRWHWLFF; translated from the coding sequence TTGAAAACACTTCTCCTTGTTGGATTACTCCGGGCGACCCTGCTGGTCGATTCCCTGCCCGGTCGCCCCGACCAGCCCATTTCAGCCGTCGATAGCCTGTCGCAAGTGCCAAAAGCCAGCACAGCCCGTTTGTGGACCATTGGAGCCTCATCGATACTCGTTACTGTACCCACGTATGTATACCTGAAGAAGACATGGTGGAACGGTAAAGGCATTCCGTTCCATTTCGACGAGGGACGCGACCGTACCTACGCCAGCGGCCTGGACAAGGTTGCCCATCTCGGTGGTGGCCTGTTTATTTCTGAGGCTTATTACAATGCCTTTCGCTGGGCAGGAATGCCCCAGCGTAAAGCCGAGTGGCTGGCTTTCGGTTCAGCTGCTTTTGTCGAGTTGAGCATTGAACTCAAAGACTCCTACTCGCCTACTTACGGATTCAGCTGGCGCGACGTAGCGGCCGGTACCGTGGGGGGCCTATGGCCGATGGCCCGGAATCGGTCAGGTTTTCTGCGCGACGCCCAATTTAAAGTCAGTTACTGGCAGCGCACGCCCAAGTACTTTACCGAACGCGGGATTCCCATTCAGCGCTTCTCTATCGACGATTACCTGAATCAAACGTATTGGTTTTCGTTTTCGCCCGAACGATTTGGGCGCGAAGGTTGGCAGCGCGCCTGGCCCGACTGGCTGCAGCTTTCGGTGGGGATGGGTCTGGAGGCCGAGACGTGGAGTGTACGGCACGATGGGCTGGGTGGGCGACATGAGTGGTACATTGCCCCCGATATTAACCTGGTGAAGCTGTTTAAGCCCCGTAGCACAACAGCCAGACTGGTCGTTGGTCTGCTAAAGTATGTGAAGATACCGGCTCCGACGCTGCAAATCGGGCCGAAAGTGCGGTGGCACTGGTTGTTTTTTTGA